In a single window of the Dreissena polymorpha isolate Duluth1 chromosome 3, UMN_Dpol_1.0, whole genome shotgun sequence genome:
- the LOC127872956 gene encoding coiled-coil domain-containing protein 42 homolog: MAETVSDRQKLFELDLDNQKKNIFVTQLHDRDDEDDITAFPVVKETGDKLIETGINTLQRTLLLKKEVEVDKVQAELEAKRHEFRQRMEACAKRQIEIQKRQQKMKDRVAQFGSFLKENEAKRRRAIQKYQTEVKLKEQKTVELEQLEEELEQLKETLSRLDRKVSRYKKFEDYLLRVIDVMPEDYLAASDDKMKGLMSRHRTLSDSNVHLVNKLVSMSDELEDLKGELDVMKNEHNKQVISINSELSRLQQVQEVESAHNQKVENKYNETKGGMRQKRTELGVILMAIDNIAEICHKRLDVPVQEMNLDQKLRKIRDYVNDRADVAIMAQPTEDEETPTGSRRGSTENSKKSKTIKNLKVTING, from the exons ATGGCTGAAACGGTCTCAGATCGTCAGAAGTTATTTGAACTGGATTTAGATAATCAAAAGAAGAACATATTCGTCACACAATTGCATGACAG AGATGACGAGGATGACATTACAGCATTTCCAGTCGTTAAGGAGACAGGGGACAAACTTATTGAGACTGGCATTAACACATTACAAAGAACGCTACTGTTAAAAAAAGAGGTTGAAGTTGACAAAGTACAGGCAGAGCTAGAAGCAAAGCGCCATGAGTTCCGACAAAGAATGGAAGCATGTGCAAAAAGGCAGATTGAAATACAAAAGAGGCAGCAGAAG ATGAAAGATAGAGTTGCTCAGTTTGGTTCCTTCTTGAAAGAAAATGAGGCAAAACGACGGCGAGCTATTCAGAAATATCAAACAGAGGTCAAGTTAAAGGAACAGAAGACAGTAGAACTAGAACAATTGGAAGAGGAATTAGAACAGCTCAAAGAAAC GTTGTCAAGATTAGACAGAAAGGTTTCCCGTTACAAGAAATTTGAAGACTACTTGCTGCGTGTGATAGACGTAATGCCAGAAGATTATCTGGCAGCCTCCGATGACAAGATGAAAGGACTAATGTCTCGACATCGCACACTCAGTGACTCTAATGTCCATCTAGTCAATAAGCTGGTGTCAATGTCAGACGAG CTGGAAGACTTGAAGGGTGAACTGGATGTAATGAAGAACGAACACAACAAGCAGGTGATATCCATCAACAGTGAGTTGTCACGGTTACAACAGGTACAGGAAGTGGAGAGTGCCCACAACCAGAAAGtggaaaacaaatataatgaaaccAAAGGAGGGATGAGGCAAAAG CGCACAGAGCTTGGTGTGATATTGATGGCGATTGACAATATAGCAGAGATCTGCCACAAACGTCTGGACGTGCCAGTACAGGAGATGAACCTCGACCAGAAACTCAGGAAAATAAGA GATTATGTCAATGACCGAGCCGACGTGGCCATAATGGCTCAACCGACTGAGGATGAGGAAACTCCCACAGGAAGTAGAAGAGGCAGCACAGAAAATTCGAAAAAATCAAAAACTATAAAGAATTTGAAAGTGACAATAAATGGATAG